From Riemerella anatipestifer ATCC 11845 = DSM 15868, a single genomic window includes:
- a CDS encoding OmpP1/FadL family transporter yields the protein MKKIILTSAVLCGVLAQAGGFRVSLQGVKQLAMAHTSAHAEDASVAFFNPAGISFIPSKLSVVAGGFGALSSVTYQNLNTLNSYTTDNPLGTPFYAAAAYKVTDDISLGFSVTTPFGSTVQWGEDWAGKEMVQKMELKSFFFQPMVSVKLANWVSLGASYIYAKGSVNWDKAVTSVNGTMNIKDGKASGQGFSFGFYFKPDEKWDVSVAYRSPVDMKANSGKVSFNMPKSLYPLRGLDANGQDNFKATLPLVDEYTIGATYKITPKWLVSADFNYTGWSEYSHLALDFENAKLGNQPNDATLLVTPKNFKNTQTWRFGTQYMVTDKIAARLGYYYDESPYTDKDFIPETPSFNSSVVTAGLGFKLNKVGIDLAGAMAFPQARTVANDYYSFYGQAKAKAVYFGLGLSYNPF from the coding sequence ATGAAAAAAATAATATTAACATCGGCAGTATTATGCGGTGTGTTAGCCCAAGCAGGAGGCTTTAGAGTTTCTTTGCAAGGGGTAAAACAGTTGGCTATGGCGCATACAAGTGCTCACGCAGAAGATGCGAGTGTGGCTTTCTTTAATCCCGCAGGTATATCCTTCATTCCGTCCAAACTAAGTGTTGTAGCAGGAGGCTTTGGTGCATTATCTAGCGTAACATATCAGAATTTAAACACTTTAAACTCTTACACTACTGATAATCCTTTAGGAACGCCTTTCTATGCGGCGGCAGCTTATAAGGTAACAGATGATATTTCATTAGGATTTAGTGTTACAACTCCTTTTGGAAGCACTGTGCAATGGGGCGAAGATTGGGCTGGGAAGGAAATGGTTCAGAAAATGGAGCTCAAGAGCTTTTTCTTTCAGCCAATGGTATCTGTAAAGTTAGCCAATTGGGTATCTTTAGGGGCAAGTTATATTTACGCTAAAGGCTCTGTAAATTGGGATAAAGCTGTAACTAGCGTTAATGGAACAATGAACATCAAAGACGGAAAAGCGTCAGGACAAGGTTTCTCGTTTGGTTTTTACTTTAAACCTGATGAAAAGTGGGACGTTAGTGTAGCTTACCGTTCGCCAGTAGATATGAAAGCTAATAGTGGGAAAGTTTCGTTTAATATGCCGAAAAGTTTATATCCTTTAAGAGGACTTGATGCTAATGGGCAAGATAATTTTAAAGCAACATTACCTCTAGTAGATGAGTACACAATAGGAGCAACTTACAAGATTACACCTAAATGGTTAGTTTCTGCTGATTTTAACTATACAGGCTGGTCGGAGTACAGCCACCTAGCGTTAGATTTTGAAAACGCTAAACTTGGCAACCAGCCTAATGATGCTACCTTACTTGTTACACCTAAGAATTTCAAAAACACTCAAACTTGGCGTTTCGGAACCCAATATATGGTAACGGATAAAATAGCAGCCAGACTAGGCTATTACTATGATGAATCTCCCTATACAGACAAAGATTTTATCCCAGAAACCCCATCGTTTAACTCTAGTGTTGTTACAGCAGGTTTAGGATTTAAACTAAACAAAGTAGGGATAGATTTAGCAGGTGCAATGGCTTTTCCACAAGCGAGAACAGTAGCTAATGATTATTATAGTTTTTATGGACAGGCTAAGGCTAAAGCAGTATATTTTGGTTTAGGCCTATCTTACAACCCTTTTTAA
- a CDS encoding SGNH/GDSL hydrolase family protein encodes MKKIMISSLAVASMLSVMSCKTDFDTDVADIAITKGEADFSNYVALGNSLTSGYRDRALYSSGQLESYPAMIAAQMRKAGGGAFTQPMMPNDVGGFSNLPDFPGKLVLSLEEGALAPKPSTPTEALDKLTGAFNNMGVPGAKSFHLVADGYGSKTALALGKANPYFVRFASSDNTSVLKDAMAQKPTFFSLWIGNNDALYYAASGGVGKDQTGNLDPRTYGNNDITDPNVLAASIKAILDGMKAVGATKGVIANIPDITSIPFFTTIPSMLRLDLTEAQAAGLMSMEAYGKYNAALKQAKTLGLLTAEEYNKRVINFVAGNVVSGLVIEDKDLTNLSALGIPSYRQTTSSDFILLPNLKFVKEQGGGTKVVLKDEQVLTYTEAKRVQVATAKYNASIKALADAYGLAFVDANAKMVELNGTSGIQFDGVKYTTSFLTGGAFSLDGVHLTGRGYAVIANEFIKAINAKYKSTLPQVNPNSYSGIKFP; translated from the coding sequence ATGAAAAAAATAATGATATCCTCATTAGCGGTAGCATCTATGTTATCCGTTATGAGTTGTAAAACAGATTTTGATACAGATGTAGCAGATATTGCTATCACAAAAGGAGAAGCCGACTTCTCAAATTATGTAGCACTAGGAAACTCTCTTACTTCTGGTTATAGGGATAGGGCGTTGTATTCTAGTGGGCAATTAGAATCGTATCCAGCAATGATAGCGGCTCAAATGCGGAAAGCGGGTGGTGGTGCGTTTACTCAACCAATGATGCCTAATGATGTAGGTGGGTTTAGTAATTTACCAGATTTCCCAGGTAAATTGGTGTTAAGCTTAGAGGAAGGAGCTCTAGCTCCTAAACCTTCAACTCCTACTGAGGCTTTAGATAAACTGACTGGAGCTTTTAACAATATGGGAGTTCCTGGAGCTAAGTCATTTCATTTAGTGGCAGATGGCTATGGTAGCAAGACGGCTCTAGCATTGGGAAAGGCTAACCCTTACTTTGTTAGATTTGCATCAAGTGATAATACGAGTGTACTTAAAGATGCTATGGCTCAAAAACCAACGTTCTTCTCTCTATGGATAGGAAATAACGATGCTCTTTACTATGCTGCTTCTGGTGGGGTTGGTAAAGACCAGACGGGAAACCTTGATCCAAGAACCTATGGAAATAACGATATCACGGACCCTAATGTGTTAGCCGCTTCTATTAAAGCCATATTAGATGGAATGAAGGCTGTAGGTGCTACCAAAGGGGTTATCGCGAATATTCCAGATATTACTTCTATACCATTCTTTACAACAATACCGTCTATGCTTAGATTAGACCTCACAGAAGCTCAAGCAGCGGGGCTTATGTCTATGGAAGCCTATGGTAAGTATAATGCTGCTTTAAAACAAGCTAAAACTTTGGGACTTTTAACTGCCGAAGAATATAACAAGAGAGTAATTAATTTTGTTGCAGGGAATGTGGTTAGTGGATTAGTAATAGAAGATAAAGATTTAACCAATCTGTCAGCATTGGGTATTCCTTCGTATAGACAAACCACCTCCAGTGATTTTATTCTATTGCCTAATTTAAAATTTGTGAAAGAACAAGGAGGAGGAACTAAAGTAGTCTTGAAAGATGAGCAGGTTCTAACATATACAGAAGCTAAGAGGGTACAGGTAGCTACAGCTAAGTACAATGCAAGTATAAAAGCCTTAGCAGATGCTTATGGGTTGGCCTTTGTAGATGCTAATGCTAAAATGGTAGAGTTAAATGGCACTTCTGGAATTCAGTTTGATGGAGTTAAATATACTACCTCTTTTTTAACAGGTGGAGCATTTTCATTAGACGGGGTACACCTTACGGGTAGAGGCTATGCGGTTATTGCTAACGAATTTATAAAAGCAATTAACGCTAAGTATAAATCCACACTTCCACAAGTGAATCCGAACAGTTATTCAGGAATTAAATTCCCATAA
- a CDS encoding ribose-phosphate pyrophosphokinase — protein sequence MANQASYLFSTRTSKDLAEKIAKHYGQELGKINFQSFSDGEFEPVLDQSVRGGRVFLIGSTFPPADNLLEMLLMIDAAKRASAKSITVVIPYYGLARQDRKDKPRAPIGAKLVANLLTAAGATRIMTMDLHADQIQGFFEIPVDHLYASTIFVDYIKSLNLDNLTIASPDMGGAKRAKNYAGHLGAEVVIAYKERKKANVVEEMFLIGDVTDKNVILIDDMIDTAGTLCKAADILIEKGAKSVRAMATHAVFSGKAYENIENSKITEVIVTDTIPIKNNLSSKIKVLSCAPLFAEVMQMVHEHRSISDKFII from the coding sequence ATGGCAAATCAGGCAAGTTATCTATTCAGTACGAGAACCAGTAAAGACTTAGCAGAGAAAATCGCAAAACATTACGGTCAAGAGTTAGGGAAAATTAACTTCCAATCCTTTAGTGATGGTGAGTTTGAACCTGTTTTAGACCAATCTGTAAGAGGTGGGAGAGTGTTTTTGATAGGCTCTACTTTTCCTCCAGCAGACAATCTTTTAGAAATGCTTTTAATGATAGATGCGGCTAAAAGAGCATCAGCTAAGAGCATCACTGTGGTTATACCTTACTATGGTCTTGCGAGACAAGACAGAAAGGACAAACCAAGAGCTCCAATAGGAGCAAAGCTGGTAGCCAATTTATTAACTGCAGCGGGAGCAACAAGAATTATGACGATGGATCTTCACGCAGACCAAATACAAGGGTTCTTTGAAATTCCAGTAGATCACCTTTATGCTTCTACTATTTTTGTGGATTATATCAAATCTTTAAATTTAGATAACTTAACCATTGCTTCACCAGATATGGGAGGAGCAAAAAGAGCTAAAAACTATGCAGGGCATTTAGGTGCTGAAGTTGTGATAGCCTATAAGGAAAGAAAAAAAGCCAATGTGGTGGAGGAAATGTTCCTAATCGGTGATGTAACAGATAAGAATGTTATCTTGATAGATGATATGATAGACACAGCTGGAACGCTTTGTAAAGCCGCTGATATCCTCATAGAAAAAGGAGCAAAGAGCGTAAGAGCGATGGCAACTCATGCGGTGTTTTCTGGAAAGGCTTACGAGAATATAGAAAACTCTAAAATAACAGAAGTTATTGTAACTGATACAATTCCTATCAAAAATAATTTGTCATCTAAAATAAAAGTGCTATCTTGCGCTCCATTATTTGCCGAAGTAATGCAGATGGTACACGAACA